The following proteins are encoded in a genomic region of Leptolyngbya boryana PCC 6306:
- a CDS encoding TraM recognition domain-containing protein — MALDRTRPTDFKTLRLRSLKVGLLHSAIATGVIVGLLALFPQIARSPLLCYLLGCPVFVFYLRVLGVGCDIFFVERARQQEQALRKGRKVLGAPPQRDCFAKALFESRQAGKKILDRYLIGFELETGAPLWVSDDDLCTHAAVFAKTGVGKTLWLESLLFQQMLRGRASGCTFIDAKRDSGTLAHIIYMAHITGRIEDLIVIDPLSPIHSYNFVATTQRADVKARKVLRAGLPPIADASTAKHYDRLAADSVFRIVRALDSIGLSWSIKDVAVALSSFAIAYPYLHNVLQSVNAQEALLELSHFATTYRTAKGTLDIQKLTDNLRGIASELHSIAAGDAGDVFCSTHSDLRLTEAIMQGKIVYFMLPRLEESEGASRMLKVFREDLEVSIGEITSNQDFRLDDPHLVIVDEGASTFSPTWANLFELARKGRFALLFGAQSAAGLSDQSLGLSQAFYERVMANVNLKVAMRLGDNKTAMDLSHWLGKTTVIKKSVSRSKSKGSASSALLFDANAKRQTGRSSTESFYEEEVDSVSADELKYGLLAEKGLAWVDLGGKLTKMRALWIDFDLPKDWKGRSTVPQLEITETDPLALGKIVDRAVLESEIINQQRQTNVASTSIVSSVSTPTRIEASRSKHQETFKLLHNDQHRSSRYESSVVVPTHLQRQTMVGSESRPSFFRLSSKKSPRKR, encoded by the coding sequence ATGGCGCTTGATCGCACCCGTCCCACCGATTTCAAAACGCTACGATTGCGATCGCTCAAAGTTGGACTTCTCCACAGCGCGATCGCGACTGGAGTGATTGTTGGACTTCTTGCTTTATTTCCTCAGATTGCTCGTTCTCCGTTGCTTTGCTACTTGCTTGGATGTCCTGTCTTTGTCTTTTATTTACGAGTTCTTGGAGTGGGGTGCGATATCTTCTTCGTCGAGCGAGCTCGTCAACAAGAGCAGGCTTTACGTAAAGGGAGGAAAGTACTGGGCGCTCCTCCCCAACGAGATTGCTTTGCAAAGGCGCTCTTTGAATCGCGACAAGCTGGGAAGAAGATATTAGACCGTTACCTGATTGGATTTGAGCTAGAAACAGGAGCACCGCTTTGGGTATCGGACGATGATCTCTGCACTCATGCCGCTGTGTTTGCTAAAACTGGGGTTGGGAAAACATTGTGGCTCGAATCATTGCTGTTTCAACAAATGCTGCGCGGTCGTGCCAGTGGTTGTACTTTTATCGATGCGAAACGAGATTCTGGAACGTTAGCGCATATCATTTACATGGCACACATTACGGGACGCATCGAGGATTTGATCGTCATTGATCCACTCAGTCCCATTCATTCCTATAACTTCGTTGCGACCACTCAGCGAGCGGATGTGAAAGCACGTAAAGTGTTGCGAGCAGGGTTACCCCCCATTGCGGATGCGAGTACGGCGAAACACTATGATCGCTTAGCGGCTGACTCTGTGTTCCGCATTGTTCGTGCGCTGGATAGCATCGGCTTATCTTGGTCGATCAAAGATGTTGCGGTTGCGCTGAGTTCTTTTGCGATCGCCTATCCCTATCTTCATAACGTGCTGCAATCCGTGAATGCTCAAGAGGCACTGCTAGAACTGAGTCATTTTGCGACGACATACCGTACCGCAAAAGGGACATTGGATATTCAGAAACTCACCGATAATTTGCGAGGGATTGCTTCTGAACTGCACTCGATTGCAGCCGGAGATGCGGGAGATGTATTCTGTTCCACTCACTCGGATCTACGTTTGACCGAAGCAATCATGCAGGGAAAGATTGTGTATTTTATGCTGCCACGACTGGAGGAATCTGAAGGAGCATCACGGATGTTGAAGGTATTCCGCGAGGATCTTGAAGTGTCGATCGGTGAAATTACTTCAAATCAGGACTTTCGGTTGGATGACCCACATCTTGTGATTGTGGATGAAGGGGCATCTACCTTCTCTCCCACTTGGGCAAATCTGTTTGAATTAGCCAGAAAAGGAAGGTTTGCGTTGCTTTTTGGAGCGCAGTCCGCAGCAGGATTGAGTGATCAATCATTGGGACTAAGCCAAGCATTTTATGAACGGGTGATGGCGAATGTGAATCTGAAAGTTGCCATGCGATTGGGAGATAATAAAACGGCAATGGATCTCTCACATTGGTTGGGAAAGACAACCGTGATCAAAAAGTCTGTCAGTCGATCGAAGTCGAAAGGGAGTGCGAGCTCCGCACTGTTGTTCGATGCGAATGCGAAGCGGCAGACTGGGCGTTCTTCAACTGAGAGCTTCTACGAAGAAGAAGTGGATTCTGTTTCGGCTGATGAATTGAAGTATGGCTTACTCGCAGAGAAGGGACTGGCATGGGTCGATTTAGGCGGAAAGCTGACGAAGATGCGGGCTTTATGGATTGATTTTGACCTTCCCAAAGATTGGAAGGGGCGCAGTACAGTTCCTCAATTGGAAATCACTGAAACAGATCCGCTGGCTCTGGGCAAGATCGTCGATCGTGCCGTACTTGAATCTGAAATCATCAATCAACAACGGCAAACGAATGTTGCAAGTACAAGCATTGTGAGTTCGGTCTCCACTCCGACAAGAATTGAAGCATCGCGATCTAAACATCAAGAGACGTTTAAGTTATTGCATAACGATCAGCATCGGAGTTCTCGCTACGAGAGTAGTGTCGTTGTGCCAACGCACCTTCAGAGGCAAACGATGGTCGGTTCAGAGTCTCGTCCATCATTCTTTCGTCTGTCTTCAAAGAAAAGCCCTCGCAAGCGGTGA
- a CDS encoding fatty acid desaturase family protein has product MSTDDLPLKNLQLKQVTHDLRSSVADLNTVNPWIGLLRFCTLGFVCLSLIVLAWLSQTSWGFVGYSAIAGFVYAIWFICTHDATHHTLTGWVWFDEALPRLMSYPMLWMHSVYAQIHRLHHGWNGTNLQDPERVQWTLEEYENASVWMKWYVRHQWQVDLFVLGGLGMIAKTIRHGWQFGKTIPAVRRALLFDAIGIVLVQASFLTVALFTQHLWQYIIFWCILERVIGVVVQARDHLEHYGMWSQAPGHQLTQLYSSRNLTVHPIVGWLVGGLNYHSVHHAFPSIPFDQLPEAFRRIESVLKQHDLPPMTVGCGYVKEVSRLSTQPSAIGTDQVDNLTGRYQMLNLS; this is encoded by the coding sequence ATGAGCACCGATGATTTGCCGTTGAAGAATTTGCAATTGAAGCAAGTGACGCATGACCTACGATCAAGCGTTGCTGATCTAAACACAGTCAATCCTTGGATAGGTTTACTGCGGTTTTGTACTTTGGGATTTGTTTGCTTGAGCTTGATAGTTTTAGCTTGGTTGTCCCAAACCTCGTGGGGCTTTGTCGGTTATAGCGCGATCGCTGGATTTGTGTATGCAATCTGGTTTATCTGCACTCACGATGCGACTCATCATACGCTCACGGGTTGGGTCTGGTTTGATGAGGCACTGCCGCGCTTGATGTCTTACCCAATGCTTTGGATGCATAGTGTTTATGCACAAATACACCGCCTGCATCATGGCTGGAATGGTACCAATTTGCAAGATCCAGAACGAGTCCAGTGGACACTCGAAGAGTATGAGAATGCGAGTGTTTGGATGAAGTGGTATGTGCGGCATCAATGGCAAGTTGACCTGTTCGTGCTGGGTGGACTGGGCATGATTGCTAAAACAATTCGCCATGGATGGCAGTTTGGTAAAACGATTCCGGCAGTTCGCCGAGCACTTTTATTTGATGCGATCGGCATTGTTCTGGTTCAAGCAAGCTTTTTAACCGTGGCACTGTTTACACAGCATCTATGGCAATACATTATCTTTTGGTGCATTCTGGAGCGAGTGATTGGCGTGGTCGTTCAAGCACGAGATCATCTTGAACATTACGGAATGTGGAGCCAAGCACCCGGACATCAACTGACACAGCTTTACAGCAGTCGTAATCTGACTGTACATCCGATCGTCGGTTGGCTTGTGGGCGGATTGAACTATCATTCTGTTCATCATGCCTTTCCAAGTATTCCCTTCGATCAACTGCCTGAAGCTTTCAGAAGAATTGAAAGCGTCTTGAAACAACATGATCTACCGCCAATGACTGTAGGATGCGGGTATGTCAAGGAGGTAAGCCGTTTAAGTACGCAACCCTCGGCGATTGGAACAGATCAAGTGGATAATTTAACAGGTCGTTATCAGATGTTGAATTTGTCGTGA
- a CDS encoding DDE-type integrase/transposase/recombinase, translating to MRQNHVLDVLLQRQRDTKAAERFFRKLLKKQGFVLRVMVTDTLKSYEAAKRRVMPSVEHRQHKGLNNRAENSHQPTRVRERRMRRFKSLGQAQRFLSTFDLIRGHFHPKQHELSAKQYREQLCHRFEDWREITCLKDAA from the coding sequence TTGCGACAGAACCACGTGCTGGATGTCTTGCTGCAACGGCAACGAGACACAAAGGCAGCAGAGCGATTCTTCCGCAAATTGCTAAAGAAACAGGGCTTTGTGCTACGGGTGATGGTCACCGACACATTAAAGAGCTACGAAGCGGCAAAGAGACGAGTGATGCCGAGTGTAGAACATCGACAGCACAAGGGGTTAAATAATCGAGCGGAGAATTCGCATCAACCAACCAGAGTGCGAGAGCGACGAATGCGGCGATTCAAATCCCTAGGGCAAGCCCAACGATTTCTTTCTACGTTTGACCTAATTCGAGGACACTTTCATCCCAAGCAACATGAACTAAGTGCGAAACAATATCGAGAACAACTCTGCCACCGCTTTGAAGATTGGCGAGAAATCACTTGTCTGAAAGATGCTGCGTAA
- a CDS encoding DUF4118 domain-containing protein, whose product MGKKNSRWLRNAQTRQNGSPSYIAQYGVAIVSVTLALGIILALNAYLASTPSPLFFAAVMLSAWYGGLDSGIPATVFPTLVINFFLVEPIYELGMPDLGTFARLGPFVMTALFINSLTEAQRAARHKAEIKFKSLQESEAQFGCLAGSNIIRTLVARIDGVILDANQNFLQLVGSSQEELHTGRLDWRMITPPESVGGSERAVAQLLLTGGCTPLEKEYPRKDGFRVPVLHGAVMTGDVTVTDFVLDLSEHKRVTAIQQEAMRREHLLLAPQRAANAQLETVLASINDQFLVLVLQL is encoded by the coding sequence ATGGGCAAGAAAAATTCAAGATGGTTAAGGAATGCTCAAACGCGGCAGAATGGTTCACCATCTTACATTGCACAATATGGTGTGGCGATCGTTTCTGTTACTTTGGCGTTAGGAATCATCCTTGCACTTAATGCTTATCTCGCATCAACACCGTCTCCTCTCTTTTTTGCTGCTGTCATGCTGAGTGCATGGTATGGTGGGTTAGATTCAGGAATCCCTGCAACAGTCTTTCCTACGCTTGTCATCAACTTTTTCCTGGTTGAGCCGATTTACGAGCTTGGTATGCCTGATTTGGGGACTTTTGCGCGCCTCGGTCCTTTCGTGATGACAGCGCTTTTCATTAATTCATTAACCGAAGCCCAGCGAGCTGCTCGTCATAAAGCAGAAATAAAGTTCAAGTCTCTACAGGAAAGTGAAGCCCAATTTGGCTGTTTAGCAGGATCTAACATCATTAGAACGTTAGTCGCCAGAATAGATGGCGTAATCCTTGACGCGAACCAAAACTTTCTACAGCTTGTGGGCTCCAGCCAAGAGGAATTGCATACTGGTCGATTAGATTGGCGCATGATCACACCTCCTGAATCTGTGGGGGGCAGTGAAAGAGCAGTCGCTCAACTACTGTTAACGGGAGGCTGTACCCCGCTTGAGAAGGAGTACCCCCGTAAAGATGGGTTTCGTGTTCCTGTCCTGCATGGTGCAGTGATGACTGGAGACGTAACGGTTACAGATTTTGTGCTGGATTTGAGCGAACACAAACGAGTGACCGCGATTCAACAAGAAGCCATGCGCCGAGAGCATTTGCTGCTTGCACCTCAGCGAGCAGCAAATGCTCAGCTTGAAACGGTGCTAGCCAGTATTAACGATCAATTTCTGGTTCTAGTACTACAGTTGTAG
- a CDS encoding IS701 family transposase: MRTEVQTWLREFDALIARVGYQFGRVEARQRMQEYVQGLLSPIERKNGWQLSEQCGDETPYGIQHLLNRSKWSADELRDDVRSYVVEQMGDREAVLVIDETGFLKKGKHSVGVQRQYSGTAGRVENCQIGVFLVYATRQGHTFLDRELYLPKSWTDDAARCRAAHIPVERKFATKPKLARMMLERTFEAQVPVGWVTGDSVYGSDYHLRDLLEQHQVRYVLEVACDHSVSFKWEKQRIDQVIAELDSSDWSRLSAGSGAKGQRWFDWTAIAIPHPERPNWQRWVVARRSVDQPNEVAYFLAFVPTGTPLEAVVKIAGTRWTIEMCFQTAKGEVGFDQYEVRTWQGWYRHITLSCLAHAFLTIVRSHASELEKGGHLSRQFSAFKRKRGL, encoded by the coding sequence ATGAGGACTGAGGTGCAGACATGGCTGCGTGAATTCGATGCACTGATTGCGCGAGTCGGGTATCAGTTCGGACGAGTCGAAGCCAGACAACGGATGCAGGAGTACGTTCAAGGGTTGCTGAGTCCAATTGAGCGCAAGAACGGTTGGCAGTTGTCAGAGCAATGTGGCGATGAGACACCTTATGGCATCCAACATCTGTTGAATCGGTCAAAATGGAGTGCAGATGAGTTGCGGGATGATGTTCGCAGCTATGTGGTGGAACAGATGGGAGATCGTGAAGCTGTGCTTGTGATTGATGAAACCGGATTTCTCAAAAAAGGCAAGCATTCCGTTGGGGTACAGCGGCAGTACTCTGGAACCGCAGGACGAGTCGAGAACTGTCAGATTGGCGTGTTCCTAGTCTATGCAACTCGTCAAGGACATACATTTCTTGACCGAGAATTGTACTTGCCGAAAAGTTGGACAGACGACGCGGCACGTTGTCGAGCGGCGCATATCCCCGTGGAGCGCAAGTTTGCTACCAAGCCAAAACTGGCACGTATGATGCTGGAGCGAACGTTTGAAGCACAAGTGCCCGTGGGCTGGGTGACAGGGGATAGTGTGTATGGCAGTGACTACCACTTGCGCGATTTGTTGGAACAACATCAGGTGCGCTATGTGCTGGAGGTCGCGTGTGATCACTCGGTCAGTTTCAAGTGGGAAAAACAGCGGATTGACCAAGTTATTGCTGAACTTGACTCCAGTGATTGGTCACGCCTGAGTGCAGGCAGCGGTGCAAAAGGACAACGCTGGTTCGATTGGACAGCGATTGCTATCCCGCATCCTGAGCGACCAAACTGGCAGCGTTGGGTGGTGGCACGCCGTTCTGTTGACCAACCCAATGAAGTTGCCTACTTCTTAGCATTTGTTCCGACGGGAACTCCCCTCGAAGCCGTCGTCAAGATCGCAGGCACGCGCTGGACAATCGAAATGTGCTTTCAAACTGCCAAAGGGGAAGTCGGCTTCGACCAGTATGAGGTCAGAACTTGGCAAGGCTGGTATCGTCATATCACCTTATCTTGCCTCGCTCATGCGTTTTTGACGATAGTCCGCTCACATGCATCTGAATTAGAAAAAGGGGGGCATCTATCGCGTCAGTTCTCCGCATTCAAGCGCAAGCGTGGTCTGTAA
- a CDS encoding hybrid sensor histidine kinase/response regulator, which produces MFTTFLGFPISTTVVLDQQSRYVYVNDRVIKVVGRSKEELIGQCIWDLFPDLVDSQFYTKVHRAAAEQRNLQFEYFYAPWHRWFENHIYPSTTGVPILVTDITERKRAEEELQCTNQTLQTLLDFCPVAIAFFDSERTIKLWNRAAEQIFGWSAEETVGINWPTVPHRQAEFLASLQTVLSGQSLNGYEAQHKRKNGQRVDLEIWANLTHDAEGSPGCLGIALDITERKQAEAALRHSEDRFQVLVSNMPGMVYRYAPCANGNAASTKAKFTYVSSGSRALVELEPEAILQDANDFLQLIHPDDKSSFQNSADVAVQNSAPWRWEGRLITPSGQHKWVQGRSRPQYTEQREVWDRLFFDITDHKRAEAERLQLLEQEREAREQAEAANQIKDEFLAVLSHELRTPLNPILGWSRLLRQGILDNSRTTTALETIERNAKLQIQLIDDLLDISRILQGKLSLKSVPVELNATIATAIETVRLAAEAKAISIQIQFECKAMTVLGDSGRLQQVTWNLLTNSVKFTPATGQIQIRLSTTQFQAQIQVTDTGKGIHPDFLPHVFEYFRQADSTTTRTFGGLGLGLAIVRHLVELHGGQIRAESSGEGQGATFTVTLPRMPSSPSILEEALPMSDLNLQGANVLVVDDEVDNLELVQFILEQAGATIIAASLATEALDQVRQLKPHLIVADIGMPEVDGYTLIQQVRKLLPEEGEQIPAIALAAYASEVNQQQALAVGFQRHLAKPVDPDALVQAISELLHQT; this is translated from the coding sequence ATGTTCACGACATTTCTAGGGTTCCCAATATCTACAACTGTAGTACTAGATCAGCAGTCGCGTTATGTTTACGTCAACGATCGAGTGATAAAAGTTGTGGGCCGATCTAAAGAAGAACTCATAGGTCAATGTATTTGGGATCTCTTTCCAGATCTCGTTGATAGCCAGTTTTATACTAAGGTGCATCGAGCCGCAGCAGAGCAGCGAAATCTTCAATTTGAATACTTTTATGCCCCCTGGCATCGGTGGTTTGAGAACCATATTTATCCGTCTACCACCGGAGTTCCAATTCTTGTCACTGATATTACAGAACGCAAACGAGCAGAAGAAGAACTGCAATGCACAAATCAAACGCTACAAACCCTACTCGATTTCTGTCCCGTTGCGATCGCATTTTTTGATTCAGAGAGAACTATTAAATTGTGGAATCGTGCAGCAGAGCAAATTTTTGGCTGGAGTGCCGAGGAGACTGTTGGCATAAATTGGCCAACAGTCCCTCATCGACAAGCGGAGTTTCTTGCCAGTCTTCAAACCGTGTTGAGTGGGCAATCCCTCAATGGATATGAAGCTCAGCATAAGCGGAAAAATGGACAGAGGGTGGATTTGGAAATCTGGGCGAATTTAACCCATGATGCAGAGGGAAGCCCCGGTTGCCTGGGAATTGCGTTAGACATTACCGAACGCAAGCAAGCAGAAGCAGCGCTCCGTCACAGTGAAGACCGATTTCAGGTACTGGTCAGCAATATGCCGGGCATGGTTTATCGTTATGCTCCCTGTGCAAATGGCAATGCTGCTTCTACCAAAGCTAAGTTTACTTATGTCAGCTCAGGTTCACGTGCATTGGTTGAACTAGAGCCTGAAGCAATTCTTCAGGATGCAAACGACTTCCTGCAATTGATTCATCCCGACGATAAATCGTCTTTTCAAAATTCTGCTGACGTAGCTGTTCAAAACTCTGCACCTTGGCGTTGGGAAGGACGGCTAATTACACCCTCTGGGCAGCACAAATGGGTGCAGGGACGTTCGCGTCCTCAGTATACCGAGCAGAGAGAAGTTTGGGATAGGCTGTTTTTTGATATTACCGATCATAAGCGAGCCGAAGCGGAACGGTTACAACTTCTAGAACAAGAACGCGAAGCGAGAGAACAAGCAGAAGCTGCAAACCAGATTAAAGATGAGTTTTTGGCAGTCTTGTCTCATGAACTCCGAACACCCCTCAATCCAATTTTGGGCTGGTCGCGTTTGCTTCGGCAAGGAATACTCGACAACAGTAGGACAACCACAGCCTTGGAAACCATTGAACGGAACGCCAAACTGCAAATTCAACTGATTGATGACCTGCTTGATATTTCTCGCATTTTGCAAGGCAAGCTTAGCCTGAAATCTGTCCCGGTGGAGTTGAACGCAACGATCGCAACTGCGATCGAAACGGTTCGACTTGCTGCTGAAGCAAAAGCGATTAGCATTCAAATCCAGTTTGAGTGCAAAGCTATGACGGTTCTAGGAGATAGTGGTCGGTTACAGCAAGTGACTTGGAACCTACTGACCAATTCAGTGAAATTTACGCCTGCAACCGGACAAATTCAAATTCGGCTGTCAACAACGCAGTTTCAGGCTCAGATTCAAGTCACGGATACTGGCAAGGGCATCCATCCAGACTTCCTCCCTCATGTCTTTGAATACTTTCGGCAGGCAGACAGCACCACAACTCGAACTTTTGGTGGGTTAGGATTGGGACTCGCAATTGTGCGGCATCTTGTAGAGTTACATGGCGGTCAGATTAGAGCAGAAAGTTCTGGAGAAGGGCAAGGCGCAACTTTTACGGTAACGCTTCCCCGGATGCCCTCATCCCCTTCAATTTTAGAGGAGGCACTACCGATGAGTGATCTGAATCTACAAGGCGCTAATGTTTTGGTGGTTGATGATGAAGTTGATAATCTTGAACTCGTTCAATTTATCTTAGAGCAAGCAGGCGCAACGATAATAGCTGCATCTTTGGCAACCGAAGCACTAGATCAAGTCCGTCAGTTAAAACCACACTTGATTGTTGCAGATATTGGGATGCCGGAGGTAGATGGTTATACGCTGATACAGCAAGTCCGAAAACTTCTTCCCGAGGAGGGTGAACAAATTCCAGCCATTGCACTAGCGGCTTATGCTAGCGAGGTGAATCAACAACAAGCTTTAGCCGTTGGGTTTCAGCGGCATCTTGCCAAGCCTGTCGATCCAGACGCGTTAGTGCAAGCGATCTCTGAATTACTCCATCAGACCTAG